One Alicyclobacillus acidoterrestris DNA window includes the following coding sequences:
- a CDS encoding recombinase family protein: protein MPVCAIFGKDDYELQYAGLFAEHILDNSIPIDKYREYNRDVAVRYNLVVAKCMSRYVVNMRDEVTYLESHNVRVISIDDSYDTRQSNAPTQDVYRSYLAQFNAAKSSTVIRSGLLQTIKQGKRPGRTPFGYKLNDAGQLEIDPTGAEIVREIYRLYIENDGGMKAVADILNEHGYKTKTNRRWSPSTIREILTNPVFIGVLTLGENLRIEHAHEPIVDYDTWEKVQKLIYAKRRNTTKRVSRKLLDDILWCGVCGNEMASEEDKYVCTNIKCPNIGIDRPELEWLVVERVKGYLARKYNKLSLQSYMRKVTDEETVKYITKVTEKLYVIERYSAINRYRKELHAVVERIEFTPYGNTWEMQICYKFGI from the coding sequence ATGCCTGTTTGCGCTATATTTGGAAAAGATGATTATGAATTGCAGTATGCGGGGTTGTTCGCAGAACATATTCTGGATAATTCGATACCCATAGATAAGTACCGAGAATATAACAGAGATGTTGCGGTCAGGTATAATTTAGTTGTTGCTAAGTGTATGAGTCGTTACGTTGTAAATATGCGCGACGAAGTTACTTACCTAGAGTCACATAATGTACGCGTTATTAGTATCGATGATAGCTACGACACACGGCAATCCAACGCGCCGACACAAGACGTTTATCGTTCCTATTTGGCGCAATTTAACGCAGCTAAATCATCAACCGTTATCCGTTCGGGGCTTTTACAGACAATAAAGCAGGGGAAGAGACCAGGGCGGACACCATTCGGATATAAGTTAAATGATGCTGGGCAACTTGAAATTGATCCAACCGGCGCCGAAATAGTTAGAGAGATATACCGACTATATATCGAGAATGATGGGGGTATGAAGGCTGTTGCAGATATCCTTAATGAACATGGATACAAAACAAAAACGAATCGTCGATGGTCTCCTTCTACTATACGTGAAATATTGACCAATCCTGTATTTATCGGCGTGTTGACATTAGGGGAAAATTTGCGAATCGAACACGCTCACGAACCGATAGTCGATTATGACACGTGGGAAAAGGTGCAGAAGTTAATTTACGCTAAGCGAAGAAACACAACGAAAAGAGTTAGCCGTAAATTACTTGACGATATTTTATGGTGCGGAGTATGCGGTAACGAAATGGCATCCGAAGAAGACAAATACGTATGTACCAATATTAAGTGTCCCAATATAGGCATCGACCGGCCTGAATTGGAATGGCTAGTCGTCGAAAGGGTGAAGGGGTATCTCGCTCGTAAGTACAATAAGTTGTCATTGCAAAGTTATATGCGTAAAGTGACCGACGAAGAAACGGTAAAGTATATTACTAAAGTCACCGAGAAATTGTATGTTATCGAGCGTTACAGCGCGATCAATCGGTACCGAAAAGAATTGCATGCTGTTGTCGAGAGAATTGAGTTCACGCCATACGGGAATACATGGGAAATGCAAATATGCTATAAATTCGGTATTTGA